DNA from Planctomycetaceae bacterium:
TCACGAACGTTTCGTGTCGCGTTCGACCTGATTACGCTGCGGTTTATCCTCGGATATATAACCAAGCCGCTGCACTTTTTCGGTAAAGGCGCGTTTTATTGTGTTACGACGGCGTTTTTGATTTTTGCTTATGTTCTGTTCGATAAATTTTATTATGGCGTGCCGATAAAAGTTGCGCACGAACCGATAGCGGCGGCGGGAATTATGCTGATGCTGGTCGGTATGATTTTTGTTTCAACAGGATTGCTCGGCGAAATGATAAGCAGAGTTTATTTCGAGGCGACGAGCAGAAAAATTTACGCTGTAAGAGAAGTTTACGGCAAAAAAGGATTATAAAAAATGAAAAAGAAAAACCCGATATTTTTCTGGTTATGGATAGCAGTAATTGTTTTTGCGATTACAGGTTTAGTAAAACATTTTCATATAAAGAATTTCAATGTTATTGACAATGGTATTCTCTATACCAGCGGTCAGCCGCGAGGGATGGATTATACCAGACTTCTGTATAAGTATCATATTGCGACGTTTGTCAATTTGCGGATTGTTGGCGAACACCGTGAAGATAATTGGCATAGCGAAGAAGTGGAATGGATGAAAAGCAACGGGGTGAAATATTTCGAGATGCCTGTTTATAAAAAAATATCCGTTGACGAAATCCCTGATAATGAAGCCTGTCGCGAATTTCTGGATATAATGAGCGACAAGACCAACAGGCCGGTACTTTTACACGACAGCACGGGAAGAAACAGGGTTTCATACTTCGCGGCTGTCTGGATGCTCAAATCCGGAAACTTTAGCCTTGAAGAGACAATAAATAAAGTCGAAAAACTTCAAAAAGAACCGCTGGACGAAAAAGAACTGGCGTTTTTGAAATCAATAGCCAATAGGCAGTAGAGATGTTTATTTGCTTCTTTTGATTGCTAATATAGAAGCGGCGGCAATCGCGGCGGTTTCGATTCGTAAAACCGTATTTGTTAGACTTACCGGTTGAGCGTTAAAACTTTTCAGCATTTTTTCTTCGTCATCCGTCAGGCCGCCTTCAGGGCCGATGAACGCAACGCAATCATTTTCACCCGCATCAAAATTCATAATCGATATCGAGCCTTGCGATAGAGAACCAAAAATAAACTTTGCGTTCGGATAATCCTTTTTCAGTTTTTCAATTGTCTGCGGAAGAATTGCCGGCTCATCAATCGTCGGCAGAAATAATCTGCGGCACTGCTTGGACGATTCTATCGCTATCATATTGAGCCGTTTTGGCTGAATTGTCTGCTTCACCGTTCTATCGTATAAAGTCGGTATAATCGCATCAACGCCTAATTCTGTGCATTTGGCGACAAGTAAATCAAAGCGTTCGCCTTTGGCTATGCTCGGCGCGATGATGATTCTGCGATTGTCTGGTTTTGGAAAAGTCTGTGTGTCTAAAAGAATAACGCCGGCCTGATGTTTTTCGATTTTATTGATAAGAGCTTTGGCAAGTGTGCCTTTGCCGTTAAATAATTCAACGGCGGCACCGTTTTGAAGTCTTAAAACTTTTGTCAGATGATGAAACTGCGAGTCTGTTAAGACAGTGTTTTTGTTTATTTCCGGACAGAAAAATCTAAGCGTTCGACTCATTCTGCACCTATGCGCCAGTTATCTCGTCCGGCTGGAACTGCTGCTGCTGCTGAACAGGCGATGGCGGTATAGGCTGGATTTGTATCGGCGGCTGAATCTGCTGCAACGGTGTCGGCTGGTAACTATGCGGCTGAACTGCCTGCTGTTTGGGCAATGAACCTCTTAACATAAATTCAGCGATTTGCTGATAATCTTTCGAGCCGTTACATTCCGGTTCGTATTCGAAAACCGTTTTGCCATAGCTCGGCGCTTCGGCAAGTTTGATATTTCTCCGCACAAAAACGGGA
Protein-coding regions in this window:
- a CDS encoding 16S rRNA (uracil(1498)-N(3))-methyltransferase — its product is MSRTLRFFCPEINKNTVLTDSQFHHLTKVLRLQNGAAVELFNGKGTLAKALINKIEKHQAGVILLDTQTFPKPDNRRIIIAPSIAKGERFDLLVAKCTELGVDAIIPTLYDRTVKQTIQPKRLNMIAIESSKQCRRLFLPTIDEPAILPQTIEKLKKDYPNAKFIFGSLSQGSISIMNFDAGENDCVAFIGPEGGLTDDEEKMLKSFNAQPVSLTNTVLRIETAAIAAASILAIKRSK